From Glycine soja cultivar W05 chromosome 4, ASM419377v2, whole genome shotgun sequence, the proteins below share one genomic window:
- the LOC114408558 gene encoding CO(2)-response secreted protease-like, with translation MKGNNTLLLPLFYTLLLFLGVSAGNGSNDDTNRKEVYIVYMGAADSTNAYLRNDHVQILNSVLKRNENAIVRNYKHGFSGFAARLSKEEANSISQKPGVVSVFPDPILKLHTTRSWDFLKSQTRVNIDTKPNTESSSSSSSDVILGILDTGIWPEAASFSDEGFGPVPSRWKGTCMTSKDFNSSNCNRKLIGARFYPDPDGKNDDNDKTPRDSNGHGTHVASTAVCVAVSNASFYGLATGTAKGGSPESRLAVYKVCYRNGCRGSAILAAFDDAIADGVDVLSLSLGVLPLSRPKLTSDTIAIGAFHAVQRGILVVCAAGNAGPLKYSVVNDAPWILTVAASTIDRDLQSNVVLGTNHVVKGRAINFSPLSNSPEYPMVYGESAKAKRANLGTARKCHPNSLDRNKVKGKIVICDGKKDPKYITMEKINIVKAAGGIGLAHITDQDGSVAFNYVDFPATEISSKDGVALLQYINSTSNPVGTILATVTVPDYKPAPVVGFFSSRGPSTLSSNILKPDIAAPGVNILAAWIGDDTSEVPKGRKPSLYNIISGTSMATPHVSGLVCSVKTQNPSWSASAIKSAIMTSAIQNDNLKAPITTDSGSIATPYDYGAGEITTSKPLQPGLVYETNTVDYLNYLCYTGHNLTTVKVISGTVPDNFNCPKDSTSDLISNINYPSIAVNFTGKANVVVSRTVTNVAEEDETVYSAVVEAPKGVFVKVTPNKLQFTKSSKKLSYQVIFAPKASLRKDLFGSITWSNGKYIVRSPFVLTK, from the exons atgaaaggaAATAATACACTTTTGTTGCCTTTATTCTACACTCTCTTGCTGTTTCTTGGAGTGTCAGCAGGGAATGGAAGTAACGATGACACTAACCGTAAAGAAGTTTATATCGTCTATATGGGAGCCGCGGATTCAACAAATGCTTATCTTCGGAATGACCACGTTCAGATTCTGAATTCAGTGCTAAAAAG AAATGAGAATGCCATAGTACGGAACTACAAGCATGGTTTCTCAGGATTCGCAGCTCGTCTATCGAAAGAGGAGGCAAACTCAATTTCTCAGAAACCTGGTGTGGTGTCTGTTTTCCCTGACCCCATTCTGAAGCTCCACACAACACGTTCCTGGGATTTCCTCAAAAGCCAAACTCGTGTCAATATTGACACCAAACCAAATACGGAGTCcagttcttcttcctcctcagaCGTCATTCTTGGCATCTTAGACACAG GTATATGGCCAGAGGCGGCGAGTTTTAGCGACGAGGGTTTTGGTCCTGTTCCATCCCGGTGGAAAGGCACCTGCATGACATCAAAAGACTTCAATTCCTCTAATTGTAACAG GAAGCTAATTGGCGCAAGGTTTTACCCTGACCCTGATGGGAAGAATGATGACAATGACAAAACGCCAAGGGATTCGAACGGACATGGGACCCACGTGGCGTCAACGGCGGTGTGTGTGGCTGTGAGCAACGCATCGTTCTATGGTCTAGCCACGGGGACCGCGAAGGGTGGGTCCCCCGAGTCAAGATTGGCAGTTTACAAAGTGTGTTATAGGAATGGGTGTCGTGGATCAGCCATCCTGGCGGCGTTTGATGATGCCATTGCCGACGGAGTGGATGTGTTGTCGCTATCGCTGGGCGTATTACCTCTTTCCCGACCAAAGTTGACATCCGACACGATTGCTATTGGAGCATTCCACGCCGTGCAGCGCGGCATCTTGGTGGTCTGCGCCGCTGGGAATGCCGGACCTCTCAAGTACTCAGTTGTAAACGATGCACCTTGGATTTTAACCGTTGCAGCTTCCACCATCGATCGGGATCTTCAGTCCAACGTCGTCTTGGGTACTAACCACGTCGTCAAG GGCAGAGCCATTAATTTCTCCCCTCTTTCAAATTCTCCCGAGTATCCAATGGTATATGGTGAGTCTGCCAAGGCAAAAAGAGCCAACTTAGGTACAGCAAG AAAATGCCACCCAAATTCATTAGATAGAAATAAAGTCAAAGGGAAGATTGTGATTTGCGATGGCAAAAAGGATCCGAAATATATAACTATGGAAAAAATTAACATAGTGAAAGCGGCAGGAGGAATTGGTCTGGCTCATATTACTGATCAAGATGGATCAGTAGCATTTAATTATGTGGACTTCCCGGCAACAGAGATAAGTTCAAAAGATGGCGTCGCACTCCTGCAGTATATCAATTCAACCAG caATCCAGTGGGAACAATACTAGCTACAGTTACAGTTCCTGATTATAAGCCTGCTCCCGTGGTGGGTTTCTTTTCATCAAGAGGGCCTTCAACGCTTTCAAGCAATATTCTCAAG CCTGATATTGCCGCACCGGGAGTGAACATTCTCGCTGCATGGATAGGAGATGACACATCAGAGGTTCCAAAAGGAAGAAAGCCCTCACTATACAACATAATCTCAGGAACTTCCATGGCTACTCCACATGTTTCAGGGCTTGTATGCAGTGTGAAAACACAGAACCCCTCTTGGAGTGCCTCTGCAATCAAATCTGCCATCATGACTTCTG CAATTCAAAATGACAACTTGAAGGCTCCCATAACAACGGATTCAGGGTCGATAGCCACACCCTATGACTATGGAGCAGGGGAAATTACAACATCTAAACCATTGCAACCAGGGCTAGTTTATGAAACTAACACCGTTGATTACTTGAACTATTTGTGTTACACTGGTCATAACCTAACCACGGTTAAGGTCATCTCCGGAACTGTCCCCGATAATTTCAATTGCCCCAAGGATTCCACCTCTGATCTCATATCCAACATCAACTACCCTTCCATAGCAGTAAACTTCACTGGCAAAGCAAACGTGGTCGTGAGCAGAACTGTCACAAACGTTGCCGAAGAAGATGAAACAGTGTACTCTGCCGTTGTCGAAGCTCCCAAAGGAGTATTTGTCAAAGTGACTCCAAATAAACTTCAGTTTACGAAAAGTAGTAAAAAATTAAGCTACCAAGTTATTTTCGCACCAAAGgcctccttgaggaaagatttgTTTGGATCTATCACTTGGAGTAACGGCAAATATATAGTTCGAAGTCCATTTGTATTAACTAAATAG